The following proteins are encoded in a genomic region of Streptomyces sp. NBC_01723:
- a CDS encoding glycoside hydrolase 5 family protein — protein MRRDSAQLTHQPAVLPWLGANFWSRTGGPLMWRNYDPKTVREELRVLGDHGLNMTRSFFYWPDFHPEPDRVDDELCARFDDFLDAHLEAGMGTVPTFIVGHMSGENWDPAWRGNRDLYEDVWMVGRQAWFVSRMARRFKDHPAVAGWLITNEMPGYGRIYQVDPPSADVVTAWAQAMCNAVRATGATQPVSLGDGAWGIEVTGRDNGFSLRETAEYVDFVGPHVYRSDTDRPRQHYRAAFECELAAVTGQPVVLEEFGLSTDTVSAANAGHFYRQTLHNSLLGGATGWIAWNNTDYDDLWDQSPYDHHPFEMHFGITDSTGAPKEPLRELAAFADVLKAVDFPNCARTEADAALVVPAFLERGYPYSRPADRPLIFTSLHQGYVTARAADLPVALTREADGLPGEASLYLLPATRQLTTRTRRELARRAADGATVYLSFCSGEHPGTRGPWFDDLDGLFGVELQLSYGVAEPIEDDMLEMTFTEDFGGLRAGEVLRFPVAGNEDSRAYLPVVPRAGRVVAVDAHGRPALVVHETGTGRTVLATYPLEHMAARTARVNPDATHRLYAALARVSGARRPVTVADPHVSADVVAHADGRRFVWLVSQSDGPLVVRPETEGKLHGLADGEPVEDVRIDAYGVAVLELR, from the coding sequence ATGCGACGCGACAGCGCCCAGCTCACCCACCAGCCCGCCGTCCTGCCCTGGCTCGGCGCCAACTTCTGGTCCCGCACCGGCGGTCCGCTGATGTGGCGCAACTACGACCCGAAGACCGTCCGCGAGGAACTGCGCGTACTGGGCGACCACGGACTGAACATGACCCGGTCGTTCTTCTACTGGCCCGACTTCCACCCGGAGCCGGACCGCGTCGACGACGAACTGTGCGCGCGGTTCGACGACTTCCTGGACGCCCACCTCGAAGCGGGCATGGGGACGGTACCCACGTTCATCGTCGGCCACATGTCCGGTGAGAACTGGGACCCGGCCTGGCGCGGCAACCGCGATTTGTACGAGGACGTGTGGATGGTCGGCCGCCAGGCGTGGTTCGTCTCCCGCATGGCACGCCGTTTCAAGGACCACCCGGCGGTCGCGGGCTGGCTGATCACGAACGAGATGCCCGGCTACGGGCGGATCTACCAGGTGGACCCGCCGTCGGCCGACGTGGTGACCGCCTGGGCCCAGGCCATGTGCAACGCGGTGCGCGCGACCGGGGCGACGCAGCCGGTGTCGCTGGGCGACGGGGCGTGGGGCATCGAGGTCACCGGCCGCGACAACGGCTTCTCGCTGCGGGAGACCGCCGAGTACGTCGACTTCGTCGGCCCGCACGTGTACCGCTCCGACACCGACCGGCCGCGGCAGCACTACCGCGCGGCCTTCGAGTGCGAGCTGGCCGCGGTGACCGGGCAGCCCGTGGTGCTGGAGGAGTTCGGGCTGTCCACCGACACCGTCTCGGCCGCCAACGCGGGCCATTTCTACCGCCAGACCCTGCACAACTCGCTGCTGGGCGGGGCCACCGGCTGGATCGCCTGGAACAACACCGACTACGACGACCTGTGGGACCAGTCCCCCTACGACCACCACCCCTTCGAGATGCACTTCGGCATCACCGACTCCACGGGCGCGCCCAAGGAACCGCTGCGTGAACTGGCCGCCTTCGCCGACGTGCTGAAGGCCGTGGACTTCCCGAACTGCGCCCGCACGGAGGCCGACGCCGCGCTGGTGGTGCCCGCCTTCCTGGAACGCGGTTACCCGTACAGCCGCCCCGCCGACCGGCCGCTCATCTTCACGTCCCTGCACCAGGGTTACGTCACGGCGCGCGCCGCCGACCTTCCCGTCGCCCTCACGCGCGAGGCCGACGGGCTGCCCGGCGAGGCGTCGCTCTACCTGCTGCCCGCGACCCGGCAGCTCACCACGCGTACCCGCCGGGAGCTGGCCCGCCGGGCCGCCGACGGCGCCACCGTGTACCTGTCGTTCTGCTCCGGCGAGCACCCGGGCACGCGTGGCCCCTGGTTCGACGACCTGGACGGGCTCTTCGGGGTGGAGCTGCAGTTGTCCTACGGCGTCGCCGAGCCGATCGAGGACGACATGCTGGAGATGACGTTCACCGAGGACTTCGGCGGCCTGCGCGCCGGAGAGGTGCTGCGCTTCCCGGTCGCGGGGAACGAGGACAGCCGCGCCTACCTGCCCGTGGTGCCGCGCGCGGGCCGGGTCGTCGCCGTGGACGCGCACGGCCGGCCCGCCCTGGTGGTGCACGAGACCGGCACGGGCCGTACCGTGCTGGCCACCTACCCGCTGGAGCACATGGCGGCCCGGACGGCGCGCGTCAACCCGGATGCCACACACCGGCTGTACGCCGCGCTGGCCCGGGTGTCGGGCGCGCGGCGGCCCGTCACGGTGGCCGATCCGCACGTCTCGGCGGACGTCGTCGCGCACGCGGACGGCCGCCGCTTCGTCTGGCTGGTCAGTCAGAGCGACGGGCCGCTGGTGGTCCGCCCGGAGACCGAGGGGAAGCTGCACGGCCTGGCCGACGGCGAACCCGTGGAGGACGTGCGGATCGACGCGTACGGCGTCGCCGTCCTGGAGCTGCGATGA